Proteins encoded by one window of Winogradskyella sp. PG-2:
- a CDS encoding glycosyltransferase family 2 protein, protein MDNKTKPHISVVLPVYTGMAFLQQSVESVLNQDDTGINFEFLICDDCSKDDSYQYLTTIKDSRVKIFRNEENKGLFPTLNFLIKNATSDLVHLWAQDDVMLKNCLKEMVGLHKEFPDVKFSFSRLQGIDADGNYLKSPELFKNKTLSVEDHAISSLLYGSIAGNIANVCLVKDACAEVGYFDESMIYVGDFKMWCLLSKDAPIGMYGNVLVNVRQHTGQLSRNLDASYYRMTENYEVYQCFLSTLRPQLREQLNKTIKWKIYPTYLNQYFFILKSKRFDLAKKYRKELNKYDNVFAMFFKWSIIRVLRLFKLEEKFYEVMFYNKIKKLKQKN, encoded by the coding sequence ATGGATAATAAAACAAAACCACATATTAGTGTTGTATTGCCAGTTTATACAGGCATGGCCTTTTTACAGCAATCCGTAGAGTCTGTCCTTAATCAAGATGATACTGGGATTAATTTTGAGTTTTTAATATGTGATGATTGCTCTAAAGATGATAGCTACCAATATTTAACTACTATAAAAGATTCTAGAGTTAAAATCTTCAGAAATGAAGAAAATAAAGGGTTGTTTCCCACCTTAAATTTTTTGATAAAAAACGCGACTTCAGATTTAGTTCATCTATGGGCTCAAGATGATGTGATGTTGAAGAATTGTTTAAAAGAAATGGTGGGACTTCATAAGGAATTTCCAGACGTAAAATTTAGTTTTTCTCGTTTGCAAGGTATAGATGCCGATGGAAATTATTTAAAATCACCCGAACTATTTAAAAATAAAACCTTATCTGTTGAAGATCATGCAATAAGTTCTTTGTTATATGGAAGTATTGCAGGTAATATAGCTAACGTATGCCTCGTAAAAGATGCTTGCGCAGAAGTGGGTTATTTTGATGAGTCTATGATATATGTAGGTGATTTTAAAATGTGGTGTTTACTATCAAAAGATGCGCCAATAGGAATGTATGGTAATGTACTAGTCAATGTAAGGCAACATACAGGTCAACTAAGTAGAAATTTAGACGCCTCTTATTATAGGATGACAGAAAACTATGAAGTTTATCAATGTTTTTTATCTACTTTAAGACCACAATTAAGAGAACAACTTAATAAAACCATAAAATGGAAAATTTATCCTACTTATCTTAATCAGTACTTTTTTATATTAAAAAGTAAAAGGTTTGATTTAGCAAAAAAATATAGAAAAGAGCTTAATAAGTATGATAATGTTTTTGCAATGTTTTTTAAATGGAGTATTATCAGAGTTCTTAGGCTTTTTAAACTCGAAGAAAAGTTTTACGAGGTTATGTTTTACAATAAAATAAAAAAACTAAAACAAAAAAACTAA
- a CDS encoding glycosyltransferase family 4 protein: MKKKLAIVSTHPIQYNAPWFQLLAGRGNVDLKVFYTWSQSKTSVKDKVFGKNIEWDIPLLDGYEYEFVDNISKKPGSHHFFGIDCPSLIDRLKHFQPNAILFFGWNFKSHFKAMRHFHGKVPVWFRGDSTLLDETVGLKTKVRRQILTKVYKYVDKAFYVGEASKMYFLKHGLKVNELVYAAHAIDNNRFGDDKNKSSSKDALQWRTELGYTSDDIVVVFAGKLEPKKQPDFLINAFKNAKNKTSNSLQLLVVGNGPMENELKDEKHQDIKFIPFQNQTKMPLVYRLGAILCLPSKGPGETWGLAVNEAMASGKPVIVSDKVGCSLDLVNQSTGFVFKHNKVEELTNILVNLNQSSLSEMGENAKESIKDYSFINIVKAIEVNLLDG, from the coding sequence ATGAAGAAAAAATTGGCTATTGTTTCAACACATCCAATACAATATAATGCTCCTTGGTTTCAATTATTGGCAGGGCGAGGAAATGTGGATTTGAAGGTTTTCTATACATGGTCACAATCTAAAACATCAGTAAAAGATAAAGTTTTTGGAAAAAATATTGAATGGGATATTCCACTTTTAGATGGCTATGAGTATGAATTTGTAGATAATATTTCAAAAAAGCCGGGTTCTCATCATTTCTTTGGTATTGATTGTCCAAGTTTAATAGATAGGCTTAAGCATTTTCAGCCTAATGCCATTTTATTTTTTGGTTGGAATTTTAAAAGCCACTTTAAGGCCATGCGTCACTTTCACGGCAAAGTACCTGTATGGTTTAGAGGGGATTCGACATTATTAGATGAAACAGTAGGTTTAAAGACAAAGGTAAGGAGACAAATACTCACTAAAGTTTATAAATATGTAGACAAAGCTTTTTATGTTGGTGAAGCAAGCAAAATGTATTTTTTAAAACATGGTTTAAAAGTTAATGAATTGGTATATGCAGCGCATGCTATTGATAATAATAGATTTGGAGATGATAAGAATAAAAGCTCTTCTAAAGATGCTTTACAATGGCGTACAGAACTTGGATATACATCTGATGATATAGTTGTTGTATTTGCTGGTAAGCTAGAACCTAAAAAACAACCAGATTTTTTAATAAATGCATTTAAAAATGCTAAAAATAAAACCTCTAATTCTTTGCAATTGTTGGTTGTTGGAAATGGACCTATGGAGAACGAGTTGAAAGATGAAAAGCATCAAGATATTAAATTTATTCCATTTCAAAATCAAACAAAAATGCCATTAGTTTATAGGTTGGGAGCTATATTGTGCTTACCTTCTAAAGGTCCAGGAGAGACATGGGGACTTGCTGTAAATGAAGCAATGGCTAGTGGTAAACCTGTAATAGTTTCAGATAAGGTAGGTTGTTCATTAGATTTAGTTAATCAAAGTACAGGTTTTGTTTTTAAACATAATAAGGTAGAAGAATTAACAAATATACTAGTAAATTTGAATCAATCATCATTGAGTGAAATGGGTGAAAATGCCAAAGAAAGTATAAAGGATTATAGTTTTATAAATATTGTTAAGGCAATAGAAGTAAATTTATTAGATGGATAA
- a CDS encoding glycosyltransferase family 2 protein, with translation MNKVSVIIPLYNAMPFFKETIDSVLRQTQDNLELIVIDDGSTDGALEHLEALNLPNLIITSNKGKGACAARNYGFQLSSGDYIQYLDADDLLSETKIETQVNLLKNNPKSIAVCSTKHFYNTIDNGKITDRPFLESTNNPKELLLNLFGADGKTQNMVQTSAWLTPRTLIEEAGPWDERLKKDQDGEFFCRVVTKAENVLYSPTVLNYYRKHVGGSNIASQKKRIHLESQLKALNSKAKQFSGLEKTQAYNNAMALQYKVLAINAYPKFKDFAKVCLNRSSEYGGSKYLPVLGGRIIEIIKTILGWKIAKSFSYWVHKIDFR, from the coding sequence ATGAATAAGGTTTCCGTAATCATTCCTTTATATAATGCCATGCCCTTTTTTAAAGAGACAATAGATAGTGTTCTAAGACAAACGCAAGATAATTTAGAATTAATAGTTATTGATGATGGATCTACAGATGGTGCTTTAGAGCATCTAGAAGCATTAAATCTACCAAATCTTATCATTACATCTAATAAAGGTAAAGGAGCTTGTGCTGCCAGAAATTATGGATTTCAATTATCAAGTGGCGATTACATTCAGTATTTAGATGCAGATGATTTGTTAAGCGAAACTAAAATTGAAACACAAGTTAATTTGCTAAAAAATAATCCCAAAAGTATAGCCGTTTGTAGTACCAAACATTTTTACAATACTATTGATAATGGTAAGATTACAGACAGACCATTTTTAGAAAGTACTAATAACCCCAAAGAACTCTTATTAAACCTTTTTGGAGCAGATGGCAAAACCCAAAATATGGTGCAGACTAGTGCGTGGTTAACTCCTCGCACACTTATAGAAGAAGCTGGGCCTTGGGATGAGCGTTTAAAAAAAGACCAAGATGGTGAGTTTTTTTGTAGAGTTGTAACAAAAGCAGAAAACGTACTTTACTCTCCTACGGTTTTAAATTATTATAGAAAGCATGTTGGAGGTAGTAATATAGCTAGTCAAAAAAAGAGAATACATTTAGAAAGCCAATTAAAGGCATTAAACTCTAAAGCTAAACAGTTTTCTGGTCTCGAAAAAACACAGGCTTATAATAATGCTATGGCTTTACAATACAAAGTCTTGGCTATTAATGCTTATCCAAAGTTTAAAGATTTTGCGAAAGTTTGTCTAAATAGGTCTTCAGAATATGGAGGATCAAAGTATTTACCAGTTTTAGGTGGTAGGATTATAGAAATAATTAAAACTATATTAGGATGGAAAATAGCGAAATCATTCTCTTATTGGGTACATAAAATAGATTTTCGATAA
- a CDS encoding sulfotransferase domain-containing protein, producing the protein MKHKFLKFYLIKIKEVFSFLTRIRFVKIKSNKNILIYGISRGGTTLLAETLVKLLNARLVWEPLFPHNKSNFSAINPYSVEQYSKFQLGWHPHIASENDKAVNSYFDEFFSLKIRNIRFYRFTNPKTFKSSNYTIHKFCFGNFMYSYFQKRYNFKSIILLRHPFAIAASSLGFGDNYNWHKENFDSWSYTDSKKSGDFFKGYLDKYDLIVSGFSLLVFQAVTQFIYALSHIDKDNSIIVYYEDLVQFPEEAFKAIQKISDQPLDYNLFLRMLSRQSFSSQKNHTKKNTMEQLSKWKTVASDKDFTTD; encoded by the coding sequence ATGAAACATAAATTTTTAAAATTCTATTTGATTAAAATCAAAGAAGTTTTTAGTTTTTTAACTAGAATTCGATTTGTAAAAATTAAGTCCAATAAAAATATTTTAATATATGGTATCTCAAGAGGTGGTACAACATTATTGGCAGAAACCTTAGTAAAGCTATTAAACGCGCGCTTGGTTTGGGAGCCGCTCTTTCCTCATAATAAATCCAATTTTAGTGCAATAAACCCTTATTCAGTTGAGCAGTATTCTAAATTTCAATTAGGATGGCATCCACATATAGCCTCAGAGAATGATAAAGCGGTTAATTCGTATTTTGATGAGTTCTTTAGTTTAAAGATTAGAAATATTCGTTTTTATAGGTTTACAAACCCTAAGACTTTTAAAAGTAGTAATTACACCATACATAAGTTTTGTTTTGGTAATTTTATGTATTCGTATTTTCAAAAAAGATATAACTTTAAATCAATTATCTTATTGAGACATCCATTTGCAATTGCAGCATCTTCGCTAGGTTTTGGTGATAATTATAATTGGCATAAAGAGAATTTTGATAGCTGGTCGTATACGGATTCTAAAAAAAGTGGTGATTTTTTTAAAGGATATTTAGATAAATACGATTTAATTGTTTCGGGTTTTAGTCTGTTGGTTTTTCAAGCGGTTACACAATTTATTTATGCGCTATCTCATATAGATAAAGATAATAGTATAATAGTATATTATGAGGATTTGGTTCAGTTTCCAGAAGAAGCATTTAAAGCTATTCAGAAGATTAGTGATCAACCTTTAGACTATAATTTATTTTTAAGGATGCTTAGTAGACAAAGTTTTAGTTCACAAAAAAACCATACCAAGAAGAATACTATGGAACAGTTATCTAAATGGAAAACAGTTGCTTCGGATAAAGATTTTACGACGGATTAA
- a CDS encoding glycosyltransferase family 4 protein: MKLNLFFRKSEIGFYSIETVFKTIEPFFDKRYDLNNLSLPNSDLSYKAIKSNLKYSSRNRADINHITGHINYIALATGKNTVLTIHDMISALQGHPLKRFFMLCFWFWIPALFVKRITVISEHTKREVFRYIPFAKSKVVVINNPIGNNFEYFPKEFNRLKPNILCVGTKSNKNLDRIFKALASIDCKLTIIGKLENGTKRLLEEYQINYLSLVDLSEEEVIKAYKDCDLLCFASLYEGFGMPIIEAQAIGRPVITSNFGAMKEISKGTTCLVDPLEVNSIQNGIEKIISDESYRQELVSKGIKNAKRFKAEFIAEKYIKVYEDILNG, encoded by the coding sequence GTGAAATTAAATCTATTTTTTAGAAAATCTGAGATTGGTTTTTATAGTATTGAAACTGTTTTTAAGACTATTGAGCCGTTCTTTGATAAAAGGTATGACTTAAATAATTTGAGTTTACCAAATTCTGATCTTAGTTATAAAGCGATAAAATCAAACTTAAAATATTCTTCTAGAAACAGAGCAGATATTAATCATATTACTGGCCATATCAACTATATAGCATTGGCAACGGGTAAAAATACTGTTTTGACCATTCATGATATGATTTCTGCACTTCAAGGCCATCCACTGAAAAGATTTTTTATGTTATGTTTTTGGTTTTGGATACCTGCGTTATTTGTAAAACGTATTACAGTAATTTCTGAGCATACTAAAAGAGAAGTTTTTAGATATATACCATTTGCTAAATCTAAGGTGGTAGTAATTAATAATCCTATTGGTAATAATTTTGAGTATTTTCCAAAGGAATTTAACAGATTGAAGCCTAATATTTTATGCGTAGGAACAAAATCTAATAAAAACCTTGACAGAATCTTTAAAGCTTTAGCATCGATAGATTGTAAGCTTACTATTATAGGGAAGCTAGAAAATGGAACAAAACGTTTATTGGAGGAGTACCAAATTAATTATTTAAGTTTAGTAGATCTATCAGAAGAGGAAGTTATAAAAGCATATAAAGATTGTGACTTATTATGTTTTGCATCTCTATACGAAGGTTTTGGAATGCCAATTATAGAGGCTCAAGCTATCGGAAGACCAGTAATAACATCAAACTTTGGTGCTATGAAAGAAATCTCAAAGGGCACAACCTGTTTAGTAGATCCTTTAGAGGTAAACTCTATTCAGAATGGAATTGAAAAAATTATAAGTGATGAATCTTACCGCCAAGAACTAGTAAGTAAGGGTATAAAGAACGCAAAAAGATTTAAAGCAGAGTTTATTGCAGAAAAGTATATTAAAGTCTATGAAGACATTTTAAACGGATGA
- a CDS encoding sulfotransferase domain-containing protein → MNFPNFIVAGVAKCGTSSLCNYLNLHPDVFMTKPKELNFFGREGVENKLEAYGKHFEGSEGKIAGEGSVSYMLYSKLAAQQIKTYIPNVKLIVMLRNPLDRFYSDFWYNVNRGAVVYQKGLFEGVIDNTIRVNDSKARKMSYRESLISKGDYATHLKDYFKHINRDQIKIIFFEDFKKDRQAVLDSVFEFIGVKNANIEVPNKIYNKTMYPGKLNFVYTTWKKIKPLLPQKWMLKHKSTLIKLKSTFFSDKKPKFDKNSRSKLLAIYKDSIHELELMLDKDLSHWK, encoded by the coding sequence ATGAACTTTCCAAATTTTATTGTAGCTGGTGTCGCCAAATGTGGAACATCATCGCTTTGTAATTACTTAAACTTGCATCCAGATGTTTTTATGACCAAACCTAAAGAATTAAATTTTTTTGGTAGAGAAGGAGTAGAGAATAAACTCGAAGCTTATGGTAAGCATTTTGAAGGTAGTGAAGGAAAAATAGCTGGTGAAGGTTCTGTATCGTATATGCTATATTCCAAATTAGCTGCCCAACAAATAAAAACGTATATACCTAATGTAAAACTCATTGTAATGCTAAGGAACCCTTTAGACCGCTTTTACTCAGATTTTTGGTATAATGTTAATAGAGGAGCAGTAGTATATCAAAAAGGATTATTTGAAGGCGTTATAGATAATACTATAAGAGTTAATGACTCTAAAGCACGCAAAATGTCTTATCGCGAAAGTCTTATTTCAAAAGGAGATTATGCAACGCACTTAAAGGATTATTTTAAGCATATTAATAGAGATCAGATTAAAATTATCTTTTTTGAAGATTTTAAAAAAGACAGACAAGCGGTATTAGATTCGGTTTTTGAATTTATAGGTGTTAAAAACGCAAATATTGAAGTGCCAAACAAAATTTATAATAAAACTATGTATCCTGGTAAACTTAATTTTGTTTATACCACTTGGAAAAAAATAAAACCGCTTTTACCTCAAAAATGGATGCTTAAACATAAAAGCACTTTAATAAAGCTAAAAAGCACTTTTTTTTCAGATAAGAAACCAAAGTTTGATAAAAACTCGCGATCAAAACTATTAGCTATTTATAAAGATTCAATCCATGAGCTAGAGCTAATGCTAGATAAGGATTTGTCGCATTGGAAATAA
- a CDS encoding glycosyltransferase, whose amino-acid sequence MNKIKILITIDWFLPGTLSGGPVRSYANLIEHLKDDFEFYIITRNTDYGLDEAYENIIPNTWISFNDYTKIYYIASSDLNKRHLKKIISSTDFDVAYINGIYSWYFSILPVFLLKKIKKPIIISARGMLNSQAFSVKGTKKKVYLILAKLLYIYKDVKFHATNEDEAKCIKNEIGQNTFVSIAPNLPRRVHEKLNSKIAKQNPTRFVNIARIAIEKGTLKMLESIKDIKQPIILDIYGPIYDKGYWNKCKDVISTLPNHISVNYKGIIKSDEVPLTLVKYDFFVLLSEGENFGHAILEGLSAGLPVIISDQTPWKNLEAKSIGWDIKIANNAKIIKAFNDAIHMPNEDYMIWSQAAFDFAKTFIENPELIQQNKALFLNTINN is encoded by the coding sequence ATGAACAAAATAAAAATATTGATTACTATAGATTGGTTTTTACCAGGTACTTTATCTGGTGGGCCAGTTCGTTCGTATGCCAATTTAATAGAACATTTAAAAGATGATTTTGAGTTTTATATTATAACCAGAAATACAGATTATGGATTAGATGAGGCTTACGAAAATATTATACCTAATACTTGGATATCATTTAACGATTATACAAAAATATATTATATAGCATCATCAGATTTAAATAAAAGGCATCTCAAAAAAATTATAAGCTCCACTGATTTTGATGTAGCGTATATAAATGGTATCTATAGTTGGTATTTTTCTATACTTCCAGTTTTTTTATTGAAAAAAATAAAGAAACCAATTATTATATCTGCTCGCGGAATGCTCAATTCTCAAGCTTTTTCAGTTAAAGGAACTAAGAAAAAAGTTTATTTGATATTAGCCAAACTATTATATATTTATAAAGATGTAAAGTTTCATGCAACTAATGAAGATGAAGCTAAATGTATAAAAAATGAAATTGGTCAAAATACATTTGTAAGCATTGCCCCGAATTTGCCAAGAAGGGTACACGAAAAATTAAATAGTAAAATTGCAAAACAAAATCCCACTAGATTCGTAAACATTGCAAGAATAGCAATAGAGAAAGGAACTCTTAAAATGCTTGAGAGTATAAAAGATATTAAACAACCTATAATATTAGATATTTATGGCCCAATATATGATAAAGGGTATTGGAATAAATGTAAAGATGTTATTTCTACATTACCCAATCATATCAGTGTTAATTATAAGGGTATAATTAAAAGTGATGAAGTGCCTTTAACTCTTGTGAAATATGACTTTTTTGTATTATTATCTGAAGGCGAAAACTTTGGACACGCAATATTGGAGGGATTATCAGCGGGTTTGCCAGTTATTATTTCTGACCAAACCCCATGGAAAAATTTAGAAGCTAAATCTATAGGTTGGGATATTAAAATAGCAAATAATGCTAAGATTATTAAAGCTTTTAATGATGCAATACATATGCCTAATGAAGATTATATGATATGGTCTCAAGCTGCATTCGATTTTGCTAAAACATTTATTGAAAATCCAGAACTTATACAACAAAATAAAGCCTTATTTTTGAACACTATTAATAATTAA
- a CDS encoding UDP-glucuronic acid decarboxylase family protein — MKRILITGGAGFVGSHLCERLLNEGNEIICLDNYFTGSKRNIEHLMDHHYFELVRHDITNPYMVEVDEIYNLACPASPVHYQYNPIKTIKTSVMGAINMLGLAKRVGAKILQASTSEVYGDPSVHPQPESYWGNVNPIGLRSCYDEGKRCAETLFMDYHNSNKVAIKIIRIFNTYGPRMHPQDGRVVSNFIVQALQGEDITIFGEGTQTRSFQYVDDLVEGTIRMMNSRDGFTGPVNIGNPVEFTMLQLAQEVIDLTNSKSKLIHLPLPQDDPMQRKPDISLAHKELNGWEPKIPLREGLKHTIGYFDDLLKSDVSIH; from the coding sequence ATGAAAAGAATATTAATAACTGGAGGGGCTGGTTTTGTTGGCTCGCATTTATGTGAGCGATTGCTTAATGAAGGTAATGAAATCATCTGTTTAGATAATTACTTTACAGGCTCTAAAAGAAATATAGAGCATTTAATGGATCACCATTATTTCGAATTAGTAAGACACGATATCACCAATCCTTACATGGTTGAGGTTGATGAAATCTATAATTTGGCGTGTCCAGCGTCACCAGTACATTATCAATACAATCCTATAAAAACCATAAAGACATCAGTTATGGGCGCTATTAATATGTTAGGTTTAGCCAAGCGGGTTGGTGCAAAAATTTTGCAAGCATCTACTAGTGAAGTCTATGGAGATCCATCTGTACACCCACAACCAGAGAGTTATTGGGGTAATGTAAATCCTATTGGTTTGCGATCGTGCTATGACGAAGGCAAACGTTGTGCAGAAACGTTGTTTATGGATTATCACAATAGTAATAAAGTAGCTATTAAAATCATACGAATTTTTAATACCTATGGTCCAAGAATGCACCCACAAGATGGACGTGTGGTGTCTAATTTTATTGTACAAGCTTTGCAAGGTGAAGATATCACTATTTTTGGAGAAGGTACTCAGACACGTAGTTTTCAGTATGTTGATGATTTAGTCGAAGGAACTATCCGTATGATGAATAGTAGAGACGGTTTTACAGGGCCCGTAAATATTGGTAATCCTGTAGAATTCACAATGCTTCAACTCGCACAAGAAGTGATCGATTTAACAAATTCAAAATCTAAACTTATTCATTTGCCTTTGCCTCAAGATGATCCAATGCAACGCAAACCAGATATTAGCTTAGCACATAAGGAATTGAATGGTTGGGAACCTAAAATCCCCTTAAGAGAAGGATTAAAACATACAATAGGATATTTTGATGATTTATTAAAATCGGATGTTTCCATACACTAA